In the genome of Cuculus canorus isolate bCucCan1 chromosome 28, bCucCan1.pri, whole genome shotgun sequence, one region contains:
- the LOC104066222 gene encoding claw keratin produces the protein MSCSSLCAPSCGVATPAPLADSCNEPCVRQCPDSTVVIQPPATVVTFPGPILSNFPQHSAVGSAGVPAVAGSYGGSYGGYGGYGGLGGSWGYGGLGGYGGYGGSWGYGGLGGYGSYGSCGYGGWRRGHRYLSGSCGPC, from the coding sequence ATgtcctgctccagcctgtgTGCCCCTTCCTGTGGGGTGGCCACCCCAGCCCCGCTGGCTGACTCCTGCAACGAGCCCTGCGTGCGCCAGTGCCCCGACTCCACGGTGGTCATCCAGCCCCCAGCTACAGTGGTCACCTTCCCCGGGCCCATCCTCAGCAACTTCCCACAGCACAGCGCTGTTGGCTCAGCTGGAGTCCCCGCTGTTGCTGGGAGCTACGGAGGCAGCTATGGAGGCTATGGTGGCTATGGAGGCCTTGGGGGTTCTTGGGGCTATGGAGGCCTTGGGGGCTATGGAGGCTATGGAGGCTCTTGGGGGTATGGAGGCCTTGGGGGTTACGGAAGCTATGGGAGCTGCGGATACGGCGGCTGGCGCCGAGGCCACAGGTACCTCAGTGGCAGCTGTGGGCCCTGCTAA
- the LOC128849337 gene encoding claw keratin-like yields MSCSSLCAPTCGVATPAPLADSCNEPCVRQCPDSTVVIQPPATVVTFPGPILSNFPQHSVVGSAGVPAVAGSYGGSYGGYGGYGGLGGSWGYGGLGGYGGSWGYGGLGGYGGYGSCGYGGWRRGHRYLSGSCGPC; encoded by the coding sequence ATgtcctgctccagcctgtgTGCCCCTACGTGTGGGGTGGCCACCCCAGCCCCGCTGGCTGACTCCTGCAACGAGCCCTGCGTGCGCCAGTGCCCCGACTCCACGGTGGTCATCCAGCCCCCAGCTACAGtggtcaccttccctgggccCATCCTCAGCAACTTCCCACAGCACAGCGTTGTTGGCTCAGCTGGAGTCCCCGCTGTTGCTGGGAGCTACGGAGGCAGCTATGGAGGCTATGGTGGCTATGGAGGCCTTGGGGGTTCTTGGGGGTATGGAGGCCTTGGGGGCTATGGAGGCTCTTGGGGGTATGGAGGCCTTGGGGGTTATGGAGGCTATGGGAGCTGCGGATACGGCGGCTGGCGCCGAGGCCACAGGTACCTCAGTGGCAGCTGTGGGCCCTGCTAA
- the LOC104066221 gene encoding claw keratin — MSCSSLCAPSCGVATPAPLADSCNEPCVRQCPDSTVVIQPPATVVTFPGPILSNFPQHSVVGSAGVPAVAGSYGGSYGGYGGYGGLGGSWGYGGLGGYGGYGGYWGYGGLGGYGGYGSCGYGGWRRGHRYLSGSCGPC, encoded by the coding sequence ATgtcctgctccagcctgtgTGCCCCTTCCTGTGGGGTGGCCACCCCAGCCCCGCTGGCTGACTCCTGCAACGAGCCCTGCGTGCGCCAGTGCCCCGACTCCACGGTGGTCATCCAGCCCCCAGCTACAGTGGTCACCTTCCCCGGGCCCATCCTCAGCAACTTCCCACAGCACAGCGTTGTTGGCTCAGCTGGAGTCCCCGCTGTTGCTGGGAGCTACGGAGGCAGCTATGGAGGCTATGGTGGCTATGGAGGCCTTGGGGGCTCTTGGGGGTATGGAGGCCTTGGGGGCTATGGAGGCTATGGAGGCTACTGGGGGTACGGAGGCCTTGGGGGCTATGGAGGCTATGGGAGCTGCGGATACGGCGGCTGGCGCCGAGGCCACAGGTACCTCAGTGGCAGCTGTGGGCCCTGCTAA
- the LOC128849339 gene encoding claw keratin-like, whose amino-acid sequence MSCSSLCAPSCGVATPAPLADSCNEPCVRQCPDSTVVIQPPATVVTFPGPILSNFPQHSVVGSAGVPAVAGSYGGSYGGYGGYGGLGGSWGYGGLGGYGGYGGSWGYGGLGGYGGYGNCGLYGGYGGYGSCGYGGWRRGHRYLSGSCGPC is encoded by the coding sequence ATgtcctgctccagcctgtgTGCCCCTTCCTGTGGGGTGGCCACCCCAGCCCCGCTGGCTGACTCCTGCAACGAGCCCTGCGTGCGCCAGTGCCCCGACTCCACGGTGGTCATCCAGCCCCCAGCTACAGTGGTCACCTTCCCCGGGCCCATCCTCAGCAACTTCCCACAGCACAGCGTTGTTGGCTCAGCTGGAGTCCCCGCTGTTGCTGGGAGCTACGGAGGCAGCTATGGAGGCTATGGTGGTTATGGAGGCCTTGGGGGCTCTTGGGGGTATGGAGGCCTTGGTGGCTATGGAGGCTATGGAGGCTCTTGGGGGTACGGAGGCCTTGGGGGCTATGGAGGCTATGGCAATTGTGGCCTTTATGGGGGCTATGGAGGCTATGGGAGCTGCGGATATGGCGGCTGGCGCCGAGGCCACAGGTACCTCAGTGGCAGCTGTGGGCCCTGCTAA